One Salvelinus fontinalis isolate EN_2023a chromosome 11, ASM2944872v1, whole genome shotgun sequence DNA window includes the following coding sequences:
- the LOC129865102 gene encoding sodium-coupled neutral amino acid transporter 4-like codes for MDRMELKKVCMEADDDSTDSLDDRFTEPIDSEKATINSHFLDEDEDAESHKFLTNGIMKKKKYEEYQEEYHPGHTSFGMSVFNLSNAIMGSGILGLSYAMANTGIVLFVVLLLGVAILSLYSVHLLLMTAKEGGSLIYEKLGERAFGWPGKMAAFGSITLQNIGAMSSYLFIVKYELPEVIRAFMGLEQSSGEWYMNGNYLVVFVSIGIILPLCILKNLGYLGYTSGFSLSCMVFFLGVLIYKKYNLPCPMPFMYHHTNHSMNGTALGPHALHNGTVLMDFSRADMSPASYLDGHHTSGVRFEPHPDDVEEMCTPKYFVFNSQTAYTVPILAFSFVCHPEILPIYSELKDRSRRKMQNVSNLSILAMLVMYMLSALFGYLTFYENVEAELLHTFTKVYKFDTMLLLVRLAVLTAVTLTVPIVLFPIRSSINTMLFSQREFSWVRHMLIAAFILLFNNLLVIFVPSIRDIFGFIGSSAATMLIFILPAAFYLRLVKSVPMRSVQKISAAIFLVVGIIFMFSSLSLIVMDWIHNPPGSGGGH; via the exons ATGGACCGCATGGAGCTGAAGAAAGTCTGCATGGAGGCAGACGATGACAGCACAGACAGTTTGGACGACCGATTCACAGAGCCCATCGACTCTGAGAAGGCCACCATCAACAG TCACTTCCTGGATGAGGATGAGGACGCAGAGAGCCACAAGTTTCTCACTAATGGGATTATGAAGAAGAAGAAGTATGAGGAGTATCAAGAAGAATAC cacccAGGACATACCTCCTTTGGTATGTCAGTCTTCAACCTGAGTAATGCGATCATGGGCAGCGGCATCCTGGGTCTCTCCTACGCAATGGCCAACACTGGCATTGTGCTTtttgt AGTCCTTCTCTTGGGTGTGGCCATCTTGTCGTTGTACTCTGTTCACTTGCTGCTAATGACTGCAAAAGAAGGAG GCTCTCTCATCTATGAAAAGTTGGGAGAGCGAGCTTTTGGCTGGCCGGGGAAAATGGCTGCGTTTGGATCGATAACCCTTCAAAATATTGGTG CCATGTCCAGCTACCTCTTCATTGTAAAGTATGAGCTGCCAGAAGTGATCCGTGCCTTCATGGGACTGGAGCAGAGCTCTGG TGAATGGTACATGAACGGAAACTACCTGGTTGTGTTTGTGTCCATCGGTATCATCCTGCCTCTCTGCATACTCAAAAACCTGG gCTACCTTGGCTACACCAGCGGATTCTCCCTGTCCTGCATGGTGTTTTTCCTGGGAGTG CTGATCTATAAGAAGTACAACCTCCCCTGCCCGATGCCCTTCATGTACCATCATACCAACCACAGTATGAATGGAACAGCCCTGGGGCCCCACGCCCTGCACAACGGCACCGTCCTCATGGACTTCTCCAGAGCTGACATGTCCCCCGCCTCCTATCTGGACGGCCACCACACCTCAGGGGTCCGCTTCGAACCACACCCCGACGACGTGGAGGAGATGTGCACGCCCAAGTACTTTGTGTTCAACTCTCAG ACTGCTTACACTGTTCCCATCCTGGCCTTCTCCTTTGTGTGCCACCCTGAAATTCTACCCATCTACAGTGAACTCAAAGA TCGCTCCCGTAGAAAGATGCAGAACGTGTCCAACCTGTCCATCCTGGCCATGCTTGTCATGTACATGCTCTCAGCGCTGTTTGGCTACCTCACTTTCTATG AAAACGTGGAGGCAGAGTTGCTCCACACCTTCACCAAGGTGTATAAGTTTGACACCATGCTCCTGCTGGTCCGTCTGGCTGTCCTGACTGCTGTCACCCTGACTGTCCCCATTGTCCTGTTCCCT ATCCGTTCCTCCATCAATACCATGCTGTTCAGCCAACGGGAGTTCAGCTGGGTGCGTCACATGCTCATCGCCGCCTTCATCCTCCTGTTCAACAACCTGCTGGTCATCTTCGTCCCCAGCATCAGAGACATTTTCGGCTTCATCG GCTCCTCTGCAGCCACCATGCTCATCTTCATCCTCCCTGCTGCCTTCTATCTACGCCTGGTCAAGTCCGTGCCGATGCGCTCCGTGCAGAAGATCTCG GCGGCCATTTTCCTGGTGGTGGGCATCATCTTCATGTTTAGCAGCCTGTCGCTCATCGTGATGGACTGGATCCACAACCCTCCCGGCTCCGGCGGTGGTCACTAA